TTAGTAAAGTACTGTAAGAACTTTGTGTCGGTGCTCAGTAACAGCACCTGTTTCAATATATTTACACCCATCTGGGATTTTTGTGATAAAATAAATAGGGATCCCAATTTGCATCTATGTGGATGCATCCAAGTATTGAAGCTGGTCACTGGGACCTTGTTTTCCTGAGTGAACTTAGTAATAGGAACTTGGTTTTAGCCAATAGAACTATTAGAAGAAATAGACCGTTGAAGCTGGAGAGGTAGAAGATTTAATTAATCACATTCTCCCTTGTCTGCCCATTTACTCTTAAAATTGCCAGCCAGTCCCCTATGAATAATAAATGTTAGAATTTTCCCTTCAAATCCCCACTGCCAGCTGACTATACTGTGTGACTGAATGCAGCTCCCACAATGGAGCAGCTACTATTGCTTCAAATTAAATCTCCTTGAAGGAGCATCTATTGAACAGTGCACTTTTTCCTAAACTGCAAAAATAGTTTGAGGGAAAGTAGGTACTATCATACAGGAAAACTTTATTATTCTGTAGGAAAAACATGTTGTACCCCTGGATAAAATTTAGTCAACTTAATGGCTATGGTGACTATAGCCAAACTGCATATCAGTTTAATGTACCTGCCTGAAAGCCTAAAAATAGAAATGACACTCCTCCCCTATCCACCATCTTCCCACTCAACTGCTCAGTGCAGTTCATGGGTTATTTCATGGGTTTGGGAAATAACTCAGCAACAATGGAGTTAAACTTGTCAGTGCAATACATACAGATCCTCTGGCAGAGCAAGAATTTAATACATGAAATTAAGATCCTGGACTCTGCAGGGCCTTACTCTAATCACCTCTGCCCTTTATCTTAACTGTTGTGACTAGGTTAATGTACAGACACGTTGGAACTCAGCCCCATACCTCAGTGATACCTGCAACTTGGGGTAAGTCTTAATGCTCTTTGTGAAGACTCAGGTTTTGCAATACTTTATTTTTGTCACATTACTAAGGAAAGAGGAGTTCTAGACTTCCCAGCACAACTGAGTTTTTCTACCAGTGCCTCAGCAATTACCAGAGCCACACTAAACATAATCAAGCACCACAACTACTGTGAAGGCCAACTGAAGTTTTTGGTACAGGAATTTAGAGTGGGATTCCAGCCAATGTGAAGAACTGCCTTCTGTCAAGTATTAGTGACTTCTTCAGTTATGAACTGAGGTAAGTTACTCATGTTTTCATACTTGACATTACTTCAGTCCAAATTTGTGTGCACATTTGTTGTTTCCCAGAAGCAGACTTTGACTATGGAACCTAGCTATCACCTAGCAACAAATCATAATGATTTAGACCCAAGTCTTGCAGACACTTACATGTAAAGCTAAAGACCTGCAAAAGTAGTCAAATTATTTCAGCCTACCAAGTACACATGtgcatgagtgtttgcaggaatCAGGGTCTTCATTTGTGCAGTTATCCAAGCTAGGAGTCATACCTGAACCATGAGGGTGCTTGGATTAAAGACCAGTATATACAACTGAAGATAGCCGAAAGGGTGACAAACTAACTTGGACCTTGTAATTAATTTTAAGGTCTCCTGAATTTGCTACAGTTCTTAGAGTGTCTTTCACCATTCATATAATTTACCTGGCACTGGATTGCTTCCACTCAGTAAGGATTGAAGCCCTTTTAGCATTTGCAACAGAGTTGTTTAAAGTAAACCTAAGAAATGTAAATGCTTAGTTACCACTGTGACACTTACATTCAGAAATATTTCCTAGACAGATCCTAAATTTGTGTCATGTCAGATTATTCTTATTAGAGGAAGAGTTCCTCCACTCTACAAACTAGAATATGGATAATAAGGATTTCAGTACATTGTTAGCTACCTTGTTACTTCCAGAAATGCACCACACATAGGTGCTTTCCAATCTGGTTTTTCAGTCTTTACAATGAAAATAGCCATACTTCTGTTCCAAGAACTGTGACAGAGAAAGTTCAGTCATAACCTGCTAGAATACAAGGCACTGAATCAAGTCCCTTTTTATGTTCTTCCATGTGACTGATCCTGGATTTTTAGGGGGTTGCACTACACCAGTATTAGAAAAGAGCTAAACCGCTGTGAGCTTCAGTGGTTACATGATTATGCATAACCATGAAGCGTGGATCTCTATCCCTCATCCTTTTTTAAAGGCAAGAATTTTTCATGAGACCACAGAACTTTTAACTGTAGCAGTGTTTGCCTTGTAATCCTTTAGAAAGAGTGTAAGTCCCTGATTCAGGAATGCTTTTAAGCAGCATGTGCTTAAAACCATTCAGGATAGGATTTAGCCTGTGAATCACTGGCCCTAGTATTTACCTAGAAATCCTATGCTAGAATTGCTAAGTATTTCCTTCACTTGCAGTTAGCATTAAGGTAGTGTGTTGAGACCCTGGTGAGGGAGTTCAGTTACATTTGGAGgtgtcccctcccacctcccaaaaATTGGAGTTAAACCAGTGTTCTCAACCTGTAGCCCAgccagcacagagctgcggcccatgtgacatcctcagggccatataggTAGTATTGAAcacagcccacaatggtaaataggttgagaaccactggtgcaGCTTTGATAAGGAGTACTTCATATAAACTGTATCCCAAAGCATTTTAGCAATCACTcaagaaagggaaagggaaagaaacagGTAGATGCAATAAAAGGTGTTTAGAGTTTGAACGAGCTAGAATAAGATGAAGAAAGACCATTCTAAATAATATCAGATGCCCTAGAGCCGTGGTCTCTAACCTTTTTACGCACAAGATCATTTTTTGAATTTTAGTGTAACCTAGGATCTacaccgccccttccccgaggccccgcctcactcactccattccccccccccatcacttgctctcccccaccttcactcactttcaccaggctggggcaggcagttggggttcaggaaggggtgagggctctgggatggagtttgggtgcaggagggggctccaggctggggcagagtgttggggtgcaggaaggggtacagggtgctgcctccaggaggggggtcagggctgggggtgcaggagggggcttggggtgctggctccaggaggggggtcAGATGCAGGGTCCCGCCAGGCAGCACTTACTGCTGGTGGCTCCTGGTTGGTGGTGTAGTGaggctgccgctaaggcaggctacttgcctgccctggccccacattGCTCTTGGAAGGGGCCAATGCGCCCCTGTGGCTTAAGGAGAGGGTAAGGGATctccatgcactgctcctgcTTGCAAGCactgccctcacagctcccattggccactgttccccattcccggccaatgggagctgcaggggtggtgcttgtaagcaggagcagcatgcagaaacctctgctctccccccccacaaagcCACAGGGTTGCGCTAGCAGCTTccgggagcagcctggggccagggcaggcagggagcctgccttagcagcagccccaCTACACCACTGGAGCTCACAATCAACGGAGAGAGCCTCCAGGATTGACCAGAAGATCGCGAtcgaccagttggtgaccactgccctAGAGAATACTAATTGAACAGAAGTAACCAAtgctaaaaaataaattaaaaatggagtATAAACAGGGAGTGTGGAGCATATAACAGGGAGTGTTATGTAGGCCATCCTGTCCCATCACTATAAGGTCTAATCAAATCCATGAAGGATTTTAAGACTACAGAAGTTATCTGGATCTTAAAATTAAGAGACATTACAGCTGGAGGGTGGTGCTAGTATGGTTGCACTTATGCTTTAAGAGATGCAAGAATGTTCAGGAACATGGATACCATGCTAGTGGAgatcagagaggtagccatgttCAAAAATGAGATTGCTACCAGACCCACTTCTTCCAATCCCACACAACCCATTGCTGCCATCAGCCATAGGAAATTCTCATTAAGcctggattagatttttattggtaaatgtcagtaaatgttgaCTTCACTGTGCACAAGCCAAACAGTTCCATCAACAGAAATTTTAGACAGGCAAAGAAGAGCGTGCTACTTGAGAACTTAGTTTAATTTAAGGATATTCACTTAGTATATCTTGACATGtcatgttgacaatttgtgttttaatggatataaagctttaactttgaaTCTCAATGTCAATTGTAAATAAAAAGTTAATGACTCCCCttataatttcctgcaactatgaatatttaaattgaaaaaaatctataaatgCTCAAAAATAAACTATTGGTCAAAATGATTTGTGACCACCCTTCATATGACAGTGGCTAGGTAGGTGGAGAACTAACATCCCTTATTCACATCTCAGAGATTATGCCCCTACGCTGTGCAAATACAACCTTGTccagttccccctccccttccctcttgcCCCTGTTCAGCCTGAACATTTCTCCAGCCCCGGCAACGTTTCCAGCTTTTTGTCCAGCGCCGGGCACAGTGGGGTTCACGGCCGCTCCTGCACTGCAGCCATTGGGGCAGCAGCTCCTACCTAGGGGAAACCTCTGTCGGTGATATTGTGCAGCGGGAGCTGGACGGTGCCTGCTAAGGGGCGGAGCCAGGGCTGAGTCTGGGCTGCTGAGCCGGCGGGTCACAGTGGAGGGGAGGAAGGCGGCTCTGCCCTAGCCAGGACCCCGTTTCCCACTCCGTGCACTTCGCAGTGAGCCCTGGTGTAGAGGGAGCCCAGCCCACCTGGAAGGCAGATCTCCGTCTCAGCAGCCCCTCCTCCCAGCGGCGCCTTCTAAGTCTCCTCCCACTGCGACAGCTGGGTAGGGGCGGTGGCCTCCGCCTGGCTCCTCTCACTGGGGTCTTCCTCCGGCTGCAGCGCCGCCTGCTCCCCGTCGgctccctccttcctctccaggGCCGTGGGCAGTGCCTCCTGCTCCACCTTAGGCCCGGCCGCCTTGGGCAGGGTGAAGAGGTGCCGGTTCAACCCAGGCGAGTAGATGGCCGGGGCCACCTGGCTGAAGCAGGCCGAGGGGCTCTGTGGGCGGCCGCCCTGCAGTGTTTCGGGGCCCCATCGAGCACTGCACCAAAGCATCCACCCATGGGTTcacctgcacccccacttccttGGTGTTGGCCTTGCAGAGCCGTGGGGTGAGGCCCAGGCTCACTGGGGACAGCAGCCCCTTGAGCTGCACCTGCTTGTAGCTGTCCAGGTAGTCAACGGGCTCCGGAGTGGCTTCTGGGGagggggttgtcaaggttcctcccccgctctgaactctagggtacagatgtggggacctgcatgaaaaaaccccctaagcttatctttaccagcttaggtcaaaacttccccaaggtacaaaatattacacccgttatccttggaatggccgctaccaccaccaaactaatactggttactggggaagagctgtttggacgcgtctttccccccaaaatacttccccaaaaccttgcaccccacttcctggacaaggtttggtaaaaagcctcaccaatttgcctaggtgactacagacccagacccttggatcttaagaacaatgaacaatcctcccaacacttgcaccccccctttcctgggaaatgttggataaaaagcctcaccaatttgcataggtgaccacagacccaaacccttggatctgagaacaatgaaaaagcattcagtgttttacaagaagacttttaataaaaatagcagtaaatagaaataaagaaatcccccctgtaaaatcaggacggtagatatcttacagggtaattagattcaaaaacatagagaacccctctaggcaaaaccttaagttacaaaaaagatacacagacagaaatagttattctattcagcacaattcttttctcagccatttaaagaaatcataatctaacacatacctagctagattacttactaaaagttctaagactccattcctgttctgtctctggcaagagcagcacacagacagacacagaccctttgtccctctccctcctcccagcttttgaaagtatcttgtctcctcattggtcattttggtcaggtgccagcgaggttacctttagcttcttaaccctttacaggtgagaggagctttcccctggccaggagggatttcaaaggggtttacccttccctttatttttatgacaggggtGGTGGGGACGCCCAGGAAAGGGCTGCTGCCTTTGCTTTGCTTCCAGTTGGGCTGCTTCTGTTTGGGGCCCACCGAGCCCCTGCTGTGGCTGGACGTGAAGGTGCCGCTGTACCCCTGGTACACACTGTAGGGGGGATAGACAAATCTCTCCATGGCCTGCTaatgcttctcccctccctcttcaTCTAGAGAAAGATAGCCTGGGCCCACAACCCCCACTTTTATCCTGCAAGGAACTGCTGGTAATTAATGCTAACCTATAGGGAAACTGACATTGCTCCTGGGTAATTAGCAGCTCCTTGGATAGTCAGCACAGGCTTGGCTCaatgcccccttcccacaccccctcctcAATGATTCTGCAAAGGGGGAGGGGATTCAGTGATTAATTAAGAATGAGATTCAACTCACAAAATGAGTGTGATTATTAAATGCACACCCAACaaaatccccctcccctctccgcAGAGGAATAGGAGAGACTGTAATACAAGGCACAtactcctccttccccatccccagaagGGGAGACTGCAACACACACGGCAAAATCCTACAGTATATTCAGTATTCATCCCAGTCTTTATAAACACTGCCTAAAATCCATTGCCCACTAGGAAGTATGCCTTCCCATCTCCTATCACTCTCAATATACCCAAACATGAGGAAGGCTAGTGGTAGAAGTCTGATTAAATGAATGAGATTTTCTCTTCCaaaaatatacaattttaaaTGTCCCATTAGCACAGATACATACATTAATCATCACAAGAGGGAAAGACTTTAAACACTGTTATAACATCAATCTCTAGTGAGAGAAAAGTCAGCAGCCAGTCTGTCAAAATCCCCAATCCTGTAAATATGTGCATGCTTACATTTACTTACACTAGTAGTCCCATTATAATCAATTACACTGCTCACATGCTCAAAGTTAAGAATGtatatgtttgcaggattaggatcTAAATGAGCATGTCTCCATTCTCCAGCTCCAAAAAAAGGGTGATATTTTACGTTACACAGAATAagcaaaatactttacaaagttCCACACGTGCAAAAATTCATTATGAGTTTGGTTCTTTTCTTGTAACTAAAGTAATGTTGTGGTGTCTTTGGTGGAAAGGGAAACCCATATTTCACATGTTCAAGTAAACTGTTGATTACTTTATATTCAGACCTTGAATGAAATGTGTTGTATAACAAtatgagtgaaattctggccccactgaggtcaaaggCAAGATGTTCATTGACTGCAATAGGCCCTGGATGTCACCTGATAGCTTACCTATAGTTTGTAATATTTGTAAACATGAAAACCTTTATAGCTTAAACCAATATTTTGAATTGCacctgagagacaaggtgtgtaaggtaatatcttgtattagACCtgcttctattggtgagagaggcaagctttcgagcTGCACAAAGCTCAGACTTGAGGAAGAggtctgtgaagcttgaaaggtTGTCTCTCTTGTCAACAgaaattagtccaataaaagttattacctcactcaccttgtcctTGTGATATCCTGTGATCTACACAGCTACAGCAGCACTGTATACCTGAATTCTGTGCAGTTCACCTAACACAGGTGTCCTCATACTGACTCATTCCACTAATCAGATAAGCTACAGCATTTTACACTAAATGCATGTAGCTTCCTAATGATCTTCAAGTGTTGCCCAAAGTAGAAAACATTGCAACAAAGGCTTTATAGTTTCAGTAATATCCCCATAATCAACAAGGATTGCAATTGTTTAGCTACCTGCAAATTATAAAAAGCGCTACAAGCCACTCTGAGAATCCAAAATCAGTCAAGGTCTAAAACAGGGGTCTccaactcaaatgaccatgaaggccacatgaggactagtacattggcccaagggccgcaccactgaccacccccaTCCTCactgctgccctggccccacccccactccaccccttccgtgaggccccgccccttccccacctcttcccaccccttccctgggggacaccactatttacctatctccattctgaaaactgaccatttatgcctaccatttttcctatcttttaaccagttactgatccatgagaggaccttcccccttatcccatgactgcttactttgctcaaAAGCCTTT
The nucleotide sequence above comes from Caretta caretta isolate rCarCar2 chromosome 1, rCarCar1.hap1, whole genome shotgun sequence. Encoded proteins:
- the ZAR1L gene encoding LOW QUALITY PROTEIN: protein ZAR1-like (The sequence of the model RefSeq protein was modified relative to this genomic sequence to represent the inferred CDS: deleted 1 base in 1 codon; substituted 3 bases at 3 genomic stop codons) — encoded protein: MERFVYPPYSVYQGYSGTFTSSHSRGSVGPKQKQPNWKQSKGSSPFLGVPTTPPVDYLDSYKQVQLKGLLSPVSLGLTPRLCKANTKEVGVQVNPWVDALVQCSMGPRTLQGGRPQSPSACFSQVAPAIYSPGLNRHLFTLPKAAGPKVEQEALPTALERKEGADGEQAALQPEEDPSERSQAEGLLRRRSAFQFLEQKYGYFHCKDXKTRLESTYVWCISGSNKVYFKQLCCKCXKGFNPYXVEAIQCQLNECTDQNINQSYFTKN